The following proteins come from a genomic window of Megalobrama amblycephala isolate DHTTF-2021 linkage group LG1, ASM1881202v1, whole genome shotgun sequence:
- the LOC125273260 gene encoding uncharacterized protein LOC125273260 — protein sequence MRRKTIAKRILYNGYEGYEETPEDTGARANHVFSQEPPKRRKWRGLNGEDISSCNADYIKFKTKAFEVDKPLGDATRDADFTMEVLGSLQSRSRAELIAMVLSMQREMDGLREQIRSLTACGKLAQTLEELIERSDRWLCGSHEAATPSIPREPERSRPPSHISSPTVLSGRTDECASSEQQGCGQYEVTQTMQTQRNGTLLEQKVITADLLERCNTGTTAQKLTNDLLRSLYDRDCLASHSISGIVNSKRGTPKPALPAHEIQAILRTVQRFFPGKTDSEIKGYIRQKLQNEAKRLRKRPHPADDPLVGSFKEAGTTFEH from the exons ATGAGGAGAAAAACAATAGCAAAGCGCATCCTGTACAATGGATACGAGGGATACGAAGAGACACCAGAAGACACCGGCGCGAGGGCGAACCACGTCTTCAGT CAAGAACCGCCGAAGAGGAGAAAATGGAGAGGACTGAATGGAGAGGACATCTCATCTTGTAATGCTGACTATATTAAGTTCAAAACAAAG GCTTTTGAGGTTGACAAGCCCCTTGGAGATGCAACAAGGGATGCAGATTTTACTATGGAG GTGCTCGGAAGCCTCCAATCACGTTCAAGGGCGGAGCTTATCGCCATGGTGCTGAGTATGCAAAGGGAGATGGACGGCCTTCGAGAGCAAATCAGGAGCCTAACAG CTTGTGGGAAGTTGGCTCAGACTCTTGAGGAGTTGATCGAGAGGAGTGATAGATGGCTGTGTGGCAGCCACGAAGCTGCAACTCCCAGCATTCCAAGGGAGCCCGAGAGAAGCAGGCCACCCAGTCACATTTCTTCTCCAACAGTGCTTAGTGGAAGAACAGATGAATGTGCAAGTTCAGAGCAGCAGGGGTGTGGTCAGTATGAGGTCACACAAACAATGCAAACGCAAAGGAATGGAACGCTTCTGGAACAAAAA GTTATCACTGCTGATCTTCTGGAGCGCTGCAACACAGGGACCACCGCTCAGAAACTCACCAATGACCTGCTGCGCAGCCTGTACGACAGAGACTGTCTGGCTTCTCACTCAATCTCAGGCATCGTTAACAGCAAGCGAGGGACGCCCAAGCCAGCTCTTCCGGCACATGAGATCCAGGCCATTCTGA GGACAGTGCAGCGGTTCTTCCCTGGAAAGACGGATTCGGAAATAAAGGGCTACATTCGGCAGAAGCTTCAGAATGAGGCCAAGAGGCTTCGGAAAAGGCCGCACCCAGCTGATGATCCATTGGTGGGCTCTTTTAAAGAGGCAGGAACGACGTTTGAGCATTGA